A region from the Triticum aestivum cultivar Chinese Spring chromosome 3D, IWGSC CS RefSeq v2.1, whole genome shotgun sequence genome encodes:
- the LOC123074945 gene encoding RING-H2 finger protein ATL66, translated as MAAQEASQALRWRYGDVDDGNFSVRGGRGVPLLATLFAVLVFFVGVCVYLRWVCRRYNTDATLPSSFSYPSSSPSSSAAAPGAPSAVAGLDAAAIAGLPVTPYSRPPSASPGREDDETQCPICLGEFADGERVKALPRCGHCFHPECVDAWLCSHPSCPLCRGSLLADTSTVKIVDASEAV; from the coding sequence ATGGCCGCGCAGGAGGCGTCGCAGGCGCTGCGGTGGCGCTACGGGGACGTGGACGACGGCAACTTCTCCGTGCGCGGCGGCCGCGGCGTGCCGCTGCTCGCGACGCTCTTCGCCGTCCTCGTCTTCTTCGTGGGCGTCTGCGTCTACCTCCGCTGGGTGTGCCGCCGATACAACACCGACGCCACGCTTCCCAGCTCCTTCTCCTACCCCTcctcgtccccgtcttcctccgcTGCGGCGCCCGGTGCCCCCTCCGCGGTGGCTGGCCTCGACGCGGCCGCGATAGCCGGCTTGCCCGTGACGCCGTACAGTCGTCCTCCGTCGGCGTCCCCTGGCCGCGAGGACGACGAGACGCAGTGCCCGATATGCCTCGGCGAGTTCGCGGACGGAGAGAGGGTGAAGGCGCTGCCGCGGTGCGGGCACTGCTTCCACCCAGAGTGCGTGGACGCGTGGCTGTGCTCGCATCCCAGCTGCCCGCTGTGCCGGGGCTCGCTTCTCGCCGACACCTCCACCGTCAAAATTGTGGACGCAAGCGAAGCTGTCTGA